CGCCGACACGCACGGCATCGCGCGCGGGGCCGCAACGTTCCTTGTAGGAGCGGTTGAACATCACGAGACGCTCCTCCGCGTCGAAGATCGCAAAGCCCTCCGTCATGGTGTCGAGCGCCGCAGCGATGCGCTGGCCGAGCAAAATCTGCTCACCATGGCTGCCGCCGCTCAGGAGACTGCGCAGCAGGAGCGCATAGCGCGCGCCGTCCCGTGCGTCCGGCAGGGCGATGACATGGGAACTGGCCTCGAAAATCGATCCGTTCTCATGGCGGAAGGCGAAGGCATGCGCATTCTCCCGCCCTTCCGCCGCATGGCGGGAAAGCAGAGCGGCGGGATCGTCGCCGTCTATCACCGAAAGAGCAAGCGGCGCGCGGTCCTCGCGGTTCCAGCCGAAGGTACGGGCCGCAGCCACATTATGGGAAACGACACGGGCTTGGGCGTCCACGATGAGAACGGGAAAGGGCAGGTTCTCGTAAAGCACCTCGGCAAAGCCGGTCATCGCTCGCGCCCTTCCCCCTCACGATCGCAGCGTCACAGGGTCTCGCGCCGCGCGGCGCAGACTAAAGCGTTTCCGCTTTTCCTCGAATCGCGAGAATGCTCTATCTCTTTGTTTTTCCGTATGTCCGGACGCAAAACCGCTGCGCACTTTTGCTGAAAATACTCTAGACAAAAGCTCCGGTGAAGGAAACCCCGCGCGATCAGGCGCGCACCGTCGGCTGGCCGGCGGCCGCGAGCGCCGCAAGGTCCGCCGGCTTCAGCTCGACCGATTCGCCGCAGCCGCAGGCGGATGTCTGGTTCGGATTCTGGAAGGTGAAGCCCGATCGCAGCGTCGTCACCTCGAAATCCATCTGCGTGCCGAGCAGATAGAGCACCGCCTCCGGCGCGACCCAGACGCGGGCGCCGTTCAGTTCGATCAGGTCGTCCTTGGCGTTGGGTTCAGTCACGAGATCGACGGAATATTCCATTCCGGCGCAACCGCCCTTCTTGATGCCGACCCGGATGCCCCTGGCATCGCCGCCGGCATTGTCGACGATCGCCTTGA
This DNA window, taken from Shinella zoogloeoides, encodes the following:
- the sufA gene encoding Fe-S cluster assembly scaffold SufA, producing MAFAVMTLTDAAANRVKAIVDNAGGDARGIRVGIKKGGCAGMEYSVDLVTEPNAKDDLIELNGARVWVAPEAVLYLLGTQMDFEVTTLRSGFTFQNPNQTSACGCGESVELKPADLAALAAAGQPTVRA